The Megalops cyprinoides isolate fMegCyp1 chromosome 11, fMegCyp1.pri, whole genome shotgun sequence genomic sequence CAAGCTGTATCATGTGCATGTCCGGAATCACTGGACCATTTTGGAATTTAGAAGCATCCCGGCTGTCACATGAACCTACAGGGATTCTTAGTAAAGTCGTGcttgtgaataaaaatgattggTTTAACCGAATTTCTCATTTGGGGATGAAGTCAAAGGGAAACACAACCtgatatttgtgtttaaatcaAAGAAGGTCACTTTTAATATTCATCTGTAAAGAACTGGGCTACATTAAAGAATGAGGCTACACTACTAAGTACACAGTCCATATTGGCggtttaaattttaattgtttctgtCCCAACCCTTATTATTTGCACCTTCCAGCCCATTACAGCAGTAAGGCTGTTCAGCCGGTCTTTTTACTGTAACGTCAGTTCCATACAAGCAATGATAAAAGTTATGCTAGCTCAGTGCAAGAAAGAAATTTTTCATGTGGATTATTTAACAGCTGAGCGAGGATAAATATGATCTGGAATTATGAATTCGATTGTATGGGGGTTTGGAGAGAGTGTGGATATACACTTTGCCTCTAAATTGTTGCAATACCGAAAAACGGTCTTAGCCACCTGCTATTGGGACTTAAGGTCAGGTGGGAGGAAGAATAGGACTGGCCTTTGGAGAGACAATAAGTGCTCACTCAAGAACAGATTCTCAGTTCCTTATATACGGTCATCGTACACTTGCACTCATGCATGATAACACTCCATAATTATTCATGCCCCTGGCTAAATaacaagaaatgttttaaaagaaaaaaagtgcatggtctataattatttaatttttaaaatataatagcATGTCACAGAACAAGGTCagatttttcacaaatattgtattttaagcTCTAAAACACTGAGTTGAATGAATAAACATTGAGGGCACAGTATGCccacatgcacatccacacacagttTTATATGTGCAAAGATTCATCATTAAAATCTGATTCACAAGATGCCCTAGGGTTCCATATCACTGTATGCACTCGAGTGTTGAGTTAGAATTAAAGTTTTGTCAATAGGAATCTCAGTCTTGATTCTTCATCTCAGAACAGTGTAAAATTCTGGAGGGATGAGCTGTAATATGAAAGTCAAGGGCTTCAGGATATGAAAATGGTATATTTTATAATACTCCCTAGCTGCACTTTATTCATAGCACAGTTAGGTTTAAAGGTGTAAAATGGGTCCTTGCAGgataataaatgtattgtaacaCATATTATAGTTATATGAAGCAGGTGGTCATGGGGTAAGAAAAACAagtaagcacatttttttctttgcttatATGCATTTGTTAAAATCTCTGAATATGATACAGTACCGTCAGGCTTTCGGGTGGAAGGACTTACAAGTACATCAATCCATGTTGCCAACATTTGTACAGTGGCCTCCCTGTGGCCTTCTCTCCTCTGTATCAGATATTGATCAGTTCATTCATGTTCATTGGCCAGGTGAGGTTGCAGTGAGTGCTCTTTTGGTACCCTTCACTCTCGTTCCTTTTACTCTTttgctctcctgctctcctactctctctctctctctaccactctttttttccacccccacccacactcttttttttcctttaaatttcCCCTTCTGAGACAGTATGGAAACTCAGTATGAAACTCATTaattatggttttgtttttaccaGAGTAAAAGATTCTGGAAATTGTGaacataaatgtacataaatataataattgtaTAATGGGCAATGTTTAAATTTACAAGGTGTAATTATTTGGATCCCAGGTTTTGTGCTTTCGAGGCTTGTTATAATAAGGTGCACCTTATGAGAGAGAAAGCTTAAATTAATGAGGGGGTGAGACTTTGATCTATTGtaaatttttttgaaaagatttgtgcatttttttgttgcaaaGAAATGGTGCTCTTTTGTTTAGGGTAGTCTGTATCTTCTTTTTCCCATGATTTCACATAATGCAAATTTGTTAGTATTTTGCACACACTAATACCTTGGAGAGAATCATATCCTTTGAAAAGCAGGAGAGTAGTATTTGAATGTTATTATATTACTACATGCGCGTGTACATCAATGTGTCCACATAATGACCATGAAGAGGAGTTACAGCACACTTACATTTCCTCAAAGAGAGGTAGAGTGGCTCGGGGATAATGGGGGTTATTCCCAATTACTttctttactttactttacctgtagatgtgtgtgtgtgtgtataactaTCATATAGTCATGCCACAGTAATAACATGTTACAACTCTGCTGCAACCAAAGCACAGAATTAGCATTGAAGTATTATTGTTTAGaccattcttttatttttgaggGGGACGGAGAGATGAGTGATGtcaaaattttttattttagagttAGCTACCATTGAACATAAGTTATACAATTAACTGCAAACATCCCCTTTGTGATGGCCTTGTGTTACCCAGAAAGTAGCCAGCTGTCCTTCACACCTGTGTGGAGCTGCCATTTCCAGGCATTCGAGTGCTCTTAGTCATTCCACGgttcaccctccctccctccctccctccctccatctctccatctctctacCTTTCTGTCCCTATCTCCTGTAATCATTAGTCTGCCTTTCTTCATGTCAGCACCAGACATTTGAACCCTTTGTCAAAGACTGCCATCAGTCTTTATGGTCTGatataacaaaaataatccTTCCCTGTCAAATCTAAGAAAGGCActtggcctgtttttttttcagagctttgtattcagaaaaacagaaccatGACAGAAGGATGGCCTTACTAAGTCTTATTCCAGAAAATGGCTGTGGACAAGTGCTTAAATACCAGCCCTCTACTTTATCCCAGCTGTTAGTGTGTTTACAGAATGCAATTAAGACTTACTTCCTGCATATTACAGATCATGCCCACTTCCTGAGACctaatgtgtttaatttgtattgTGTATTCATTTGTACACTTATGCACAccttgctgtctgtcagtcaggcCCACCTGAATCCACAAGCAAATGCATAGGGACCTCATGGACTGAACAACATCACCTGTCTCTGTTCACCCTGTGCAGGTTGTGTTTAGTCGGTTCTGCAGCCCATGTGACATCAAGGAGTTGTTCTGCTTGGCTCTGGGACTTCCCAGGTAGGAGAAATGGTCTTCAGTCACCAGTGAGATGTTAGAAGTGCTGAACATTTGCTTTGGTGGTGTTGAAAGCGTTATGGTTTGTATTAATCAGTAGTGTTGTGATGAGGATCCTGGGTGGGTGACAACGCTGATCTTTTCGCAACGTAATCGTCTGACTGAACAGATGGATTAGGTTCTGTGTGCACATCATGCTGGCATCTGatgtgtctatctgtctatctgacAGGAACACCACCATCACCCTGTTGGACGGGACGGGGGCCATGGTGTCAATCGACCCCACCATGCCACACAACTCTGAGCGGTAGACATGTATTTCAAATTTCTGTTGTTCCCTCACATAGGGGGTGGCACTGGTCATATCTGGTGCTTCCAACCAAACTATTCACAGATTGAATTAAAGAGAGAGTTTTAATACAGTTTATTGAAGAAGATCTAgcctgaatttcattttggaaatagAAGTTCAATGTAGAAAGATATCTGTGAGACAAAGCACTTTTATTTATACTTGGAAAAAGTCCCTCCGATATGAAATTTATGATCCCAACCATATTGAAAAGGCATTACATTATGTCTTTCTATGAGGTAAACAGCAATGgaagttaaaaagaaaagtaaaaagttttttgttttttttttttttgggggggggggttgtattcCAGCATAGCAGTGTGAGCTACAGTTGttcactgtatgtttgtgtgttcttgttttgaAGGTCACCATACCGTGTCGTACCCGTCACCGGTGGACAGCTGGCTGGTGAGTCCCTGCAAAGAGCACTGACAGTTCTATTTTTTGCCTGCAGCACTACATTTGTGGCAGTCATGTGTCTAAAGGGTTGGCTGGTGCATAAAAGGTAGAGAAAAAATATagtacagtaaaaatacagaaaatccTATGTAAACTCATTCCTGATCTCTGTTGTAAGATGTTCTGTCactttctttgtgttttaattagatcggggtgggggtgggggtgagggggggggggttgaagtaTCTAGTTCAGAGAATAACATAGTGTTTGACAGACGTCCTCTGGATCCATTAAGTTCTGGAGGTGTAAATGGGCCAAAACGTGTGTAATGTTCTGGGAGTTTCATAGCAGCAATATTACATTGGCACAATGTTTGAGGAATGATGTGAAAATGCTATGAGTCCACCTCCAcctatccccacccccactgtaaagcactttaaGATCCTCAACAGACACCATATAACTGCAATCTACTAGtaaattattgtattatttttaaatgcatgtcacCCCATGAGACCTTTTCAGAAATGGGGCCTCTCTCTGGAGACCGATGTAAACTCTACCACAAAGAAACTGAGTTAATGAGAGGGACTCAGGGTCTCGaaatgccagtgtgtgtgtccttgcatgaatgtgtgtgtgtgtgtgtgtgtgtgtatgtgagagagagagagagagagagagaggtggttgTGCATTCTGAGTTCATCAGAAGATGACACAGTGACACCAGTCAAGTGACACCTGCCATATCTTCACTATCACACAAAtaatgtgcatttgcatgtgcacacaatAGGTTGTGTTGATCAATGTGGTTTATACTTACAGATAAAGAGGAGCTCTTTCAGAATGTCCTGTCTCAGGTGGCAGAGCAGTTCTCCAGGTACGTGTGCCGAAGATGTTTCGCCTGTCCTCCTTCATTTATGtcttttgttgtcattatttggCTTTCCAGTTCATTAATGTGATGACCAGCAGATAATTGTCTTTTGTCTGTGCGCATTTTGCAGggctttcaaaataaatgaactgaagACTGAGGTGACAAACCGATTGGCCATGCTGGAGAAGAGAGTAGAATGTAAGCAAtcccctgtctgtgtcagtgactaaacaattcaaattaaaacagccatttaaacacatgaaataatatattgtatttcaGTTGCACACTTTTTGTAGAGCAGGCATGCTGTTGGGTGCGTGTCAGAATAAGAAGATCAATAACTCTGAAGTGAGAACCTAATTGATTGTGACTATTAAAAGCCGAGGGCCACTAGCAAGCTTATGGTGTATTGACAGTTGCACACTTTTTGTAGAGCAGGCATGCTGTTGGGTGCGTGTCAGAATAAGAAGATCAATAACTCTGAAGTGAGAACCTAATTGATTGTGACTATTAAAAGCCGAGGGCCACTAGCAAGTTTATGGTGTATTGACACAAACATATTGCGTCATATTAACTTATcgtgtttcctgtttcctgtaaaTGAACAATTACTTCGGTTGAACAATTATTTACTAACGTCCTTACATCAGTCTTCATTGAAACCCATCCTAATGTCTGTCTCCGTGGAGACACATTCCAACCTTGGTCTCCCCATCCCAGCCCATCCTTGTTGTGACCTTGTATGAACAGGGAATGAAAGGGCAGAGGGTGCCAGTGGAGGAAAGATGCCAGTGTCCATCAAACTGTGACAAATTTGGATCATGATCAATTTGATGACCCTAAAATAGCACATGTGAGCGTTGATATGAACGCAGAAAATGTGTATGCTGTGAAGAAATGCCGAAAGCCCTCCTACTGCAGTGAAACTCAATTCCATCCACCTCCCTGCTTCCTGGTTACCTGTCTGCAGTTCACCTGTTTAATTGCTCGCTTTCTCAGTCTGACATGCTCTGCTCGTCTAACTGGCCCTCTGCAACTGCTGTTACCTTTGTCTCCCTGGCTACCTTTGttgctctctgtcttctctgtttCAATCAGTAATATAGATCTATGTTTTCCTTCTTCTCAGGGTCAGCTAGCTCCAgccctcatccctctctttcgctgtccctctctctgtttctctgcagtggAGGGGCTGAAGGTGGTGGAGATTGAGAAGTGCCGCAGTGACATTAAGAAGCTCCGTGAAGAGATGGCCTCTAGGAACAACAGGTCGGTTTCTTTGAGCCCTACTTCagcctcttttccctctctctccctttctcaaaACCCCTTGTCAGTTTAGTTGCAATGTGTAAGATgtatttccatgaaaaaaatgcctgtgGCTTAACACTGTAGGGCTAACTATTTGCTGattccactttttttttaccccattGCTGACGGCACAATATGTTTCTGGCTCCTTCTATTTGTAAGGGTGTATTAAGGATTTCAAGCTGGACATTAAATCAGTGCAATGGGCACTGGAAAGCATCATCCTCTGTAACTCTAAGATGTCAGACTTCAACAGTGGAGTTTCACAAAGTAGTTTTAAACAGAGCCAGTGCTGTAGGCTGTATTTCTGTACTCACATCTGTACACATCAGGTTATAAAACAACTCTACATGAATGGTTCATAAAGCACAGATTGCATTTACCTTCCTTATATTCCTGGCTGGCTTTGCATTTTGTAAGAAATATGTGTTCTGCTGTATATGTAATGATGTGACTGGAATATCTAACTTTTATGAAAACTTTTGTGTGAAGGCAAGAGAATTGTTAACCCACGCTGTGCACATATCATGGACACAGTGCATCAAGGGATAGTGTCAAAGTGAGATATCAGACTCATGACGCACGACACCTgtagaatacattttattccttCTGTATATAAGCCAAGCAGGGAACCAACTAAATACAAGAACAGGATTTCTTGATACAACACtgtgcaaaaaggacatttttgtaatataGCAAAATATTAATACAGGTGTATCACCTGTTTTCCTCTCATTCCTTCTCACATTCTTTGACTTATCAATTGATTTCTCCCTCAATGCAGTAGTTTCCTAGATGAGAGCAGGAAGTTGACACCCCGTCGAGATGTGCCTTCTTACCCCAAGGTAGGATTACAGACTTTTTGCATTTAGCAATTTTGCTTTATTCCAGTACTTTTAGTGAATATGATGGAGATTGATGAGATGAATGGAGAAACATAAAGTGTATTTACTGTTAATCCACTCCGTCCACTTCAGTTAAATAACTCCACATGGACTGTGCCTCACTGTACTTTCAAAAGAATCATacctcaaaatgaaaaaaagagaaatatttatgaattatttgtgaaatatttaatatatcacACTAGTAAGTGTGTCCGATTGCCAGTATATGGATTATAAAATGTGATGTGTCTCCAGAACTGGTTCTAAAGTGGGGCTCTGCAGGGCTGCTCTTCTATTTGCATGTACAGTAAGAGCTGTTGGTTCCAGGGTTGAGTTCCAGACTGTCCTCCTTTTGAATGGTCAGGGAGGGTACATCCATATGCAAGCTGTGTAAGTGTGCTGAAGTTCAGGAGGCCAGGTATTCGCCTTTGATAGATGTACACACAGGCAGTTCTGTCCATTTGTATATGTGGGTCGGTATGAGGGACAAACCTACGACAAAGTGTGCAGGTGTAACGGGAGTGTGCACAGCCAAGTGTGTAGGTATAAGGAATATGTTCTTAGCCAGGTGTGTAGGTCTGAGTATCATCCCCACAGCCAGGTGTGTAGATATGATGAATGTTCCCAAAAGCAGGCCTGTAGGCatggcagacagagagcaaagacAGAGCTAACTAGGAGCTCTGTCACCTGCAGTACATGCTCTCGCAGCAGACCATAGACGCACTCAGAAAGCCGGCCTTCGATGTCTGGCTCTGGGAGTCCAATGAGGTAAGGCACTGATTTCACACAagcttttgtctctctctctttccctttctctctctctctctctctctctctctctctttcctcttccattctcacttcctgtctctcgCTGTGTGGGGGcgctgtttttctgtgtttgtctgtaccCCTGCGTGTATACGCGTAGTACCATCTGTCCCAGGAGACGGTGGAGGCTCTGAGAAAGCCAGTCTTCGATGTCTGGCAGTGGGAGCATAATGAGGTGAGGTGACAGGAATCCACCCCATCTCACAGACATTCATGTTAATGTAGACAAAAAAGACtaattgaaaatcattttaaagcaaGAAATCTTGCTGTCTTGTCAACGCTATGGAAAAGGTGGTTAGAGAAATACATGGATCAATAGTACACTGTAGGTTCACAGCAAAGGGTATTATGCATAATTAAACTGTAGACATTCagcaaaataatacaattcCAATATACTGCAGGGACTCAGTAGACATGGTGCATTGAGATGTCATACATAATCATACCATAGACatacatgtgtttaaaaattcaGTAGTATTCTATTATACCATAGACATAGAGGGATACATTATGAAAAGTACTATCAAGTAAGCAACCCTCCACATTCTGttatacattttaatcattactATTGATGCAATGCCTTCAGTGTCACATGTATtctgaaatactgtaaatagTATTATAAACTATGGCCAGAGCATTTTGACACATAACATTTGACTGTTAGCACCGGCTGAAGCTCACAGAGAGCCAATCATGGGAGGAAAttacaggaagtgacctcacaATGTTGCGCTATCTCAGATGCTGAGCTGCCTGGAGCACATGTATCATGACCTGGGCCTGGTCAAGGACTTCAACATCAACCCCATCACCTTAAAAAGGTGGCTGGTAAGAGCACTAGACCACCTGAAgctttctctgtgtccctggCACCTCGGCCAAACAGAGTAACGTAAGTCTCCTGTCCGCCTCCCAGCTCTGCATCCATGACAACTACAGGAACAATCCCTTCCATAACTTCCGTCACTGCTTCTGCGTCACACAGATGATGTACAGCATGATATACCTCTGCAATCTACAGGTAATATCTCACTCATGTCTCTCTTATCGCTGTTTCGAGGTTACCTCTCCCCCATGTCTCTCTTACTGTAGCTCATAggtaatatattacattacattgcatcatattacattacattcatttagcatttatccagagtggcttccaGCTTAATATATTCCTTATGTCTGTCTTACTGCAGCCTGCATAGATATTACATGCTGTAGTAATGCTGGTAATCACAGTGGTGTGCCACCGATGTTTCTAGATGCAACAGCTAGGAAACAAAAAGGCAAACTGAGAACAGTAGCACTGTGAAGACTGTATATTGGCCAGGACTTTAAGTCCGAAAgatttaaatatgtattcatgAAATCCACTCAGATGTTCTTTGCCTTAGAGGCATGAAGAGAGAGCACAGGAGGGACAAAagtggaggaagaagaggaagacacTTGTTTTCCTACTGTGTCAAATTATCTTGGATACCCATGCAAATGTGATTTATTAGCAGTCATCAGTTCTATATCTGGCTGAGTCACTAGTCTCAGGTGTGCTTCTTCCTCTGACTGATTAAGTGCCAGTCATAGATTTTCTTTCCCACTCACAAGGGAAGCTTGGCGCGCAATAATAGTGGTTTCTGTCTCTTGCAAATGCATAAAGGAAACAGATATGTGGTCAGCCGGACATATGCAGGCAACTAGGCACACATGTGCAACCACAGATATGCAATGTTGAGTACACTGTTGACGCTGTGTCCTTGTTGGGTCCCAGATGGCCTGACAGTCTGGATGTACTGTCTCAGTAGGATGGCCCAATTGCTGCACagatccaatttttttttcaaatgctcctcaaagtcattttcagttttcagaatgAATCAAAACGCAGTTTAGCCATGCGATTACAGTTTATTCTGATATTTATGAACTGTGTATTACTGTTAAATGATGTTATGTATGAGAGAAATTAACAGTGTTTTGTGCCAGAGTTAAATAGCGTCATGTCTGAGAGCATTAAATTGTATTTgatgtgaatgtatttatttgtacattatttGAGACTGATTAATGGTGTGCTTGGTGACaatataaaatttttaaaaatgtagtgtGTGAGCCAGTTTAACGGTCTTCTATGTATAAGGGTTTGATAATTGTATGATAGAGAATATTGAAGTAATAGTATGTGTGACAGTGAAAGTGGTGATGCTTGGTGAAAGTGTTGTGTGTGATAGAACAGTGTGGTTGGTGAGAACGCTGCCTGTTGTGAGGCAGGGGAGAGTGATCATTACACGCTCACCCAATCCCCCACAGGAGAAGTTCACACAGGTGGACATTCTGATCCTGATGACCGCTGCGGTGTGCCACGATCTCGATCACCCTGGTTACAACAACACGTAAGAAATGCTGCCGTTGTCGAAGTTCATCTCGATGGCTTGTGtaaaaagcagacagaggctgcctcctctgtctttctccctcatcTTTCCTGACATTGTTCTCTTGTTCACCTTCGTGTGAGCTCTGTCCTCCCCCCTTGCTATCCTTCATTTTTCACTCCTCTCATCCTCTTTCTTTCATCTCCCcgtgctctccctctctgccaatTCTTTGTCTCTGATCTCTTCCTTTCCTGTCCACTCTATCCATACTCATTCATTACTTCTCCCCCATTTTCACACTTCTTCCTCTGTTCCTTCCCCCTTTCATCGTCACATTTTTTCCGCTCGCCCAGTTCTCTCATCCTCTTactctcccttccctctcagGTACCAGATCAATGCTAGGACAGAGCTGGCAGTGCGCTACAATGACATCTCTCCTCTGGAGAACCATCACTGTGCCGTGGCCTTCCAGATCTTCTCCCAGCCTGACTGCAACATCTTCTCCAACTTTGACCCAGAGGCCTTCAAACAAATACGTCAGGTGGCTTTCAGTGGTCACTCTGGCATGTGTCTGCTCATATGTGTGCTTTTGAGTGTGTATAcaagcacctgtgtgt encodes the following:
- the LOC118785870 gene encoding high affinity cGMP-specific 3',5'-cyclic phosphodiesterase 9A-like encodes the protein MGSASSAYRVIYLDVDGRVQKVVFSRFCSPCDIKELFCLALGLPRNTTITLLDGTGAMVSIDPTMPHNSERSPYRVVPVTGGQLADKEELFQNVLSQVAEQFSRAFKINELKTEVTNRLAMLEKRVELEGLKVVEIEKCRSDIKKLREEMASRNNSSFLDESRKLTPRRDVPSYPKYMLSQQTIDALRKPAFDVWLWESNEMLSCLEHMYHDLGLVKDFNINPITLKRWLLCIHDNYRNNPFHNFRHCFCVTQMMYSMIYLCNLQEKFTQVDILILMTAAVCHDLDHPGYNNTYQINARTELAVRYNDISPLENHHCAVAFQIFSQPDCNIFSNFDPEAFKQIRQGTITLILATDMARHGEILDSFKQKVDSFDFTNEEHVTCLKMVLIKCCDISNEVRPMEVAEPWVDCLLEEYFMQSDREKSEGLPIAPFMDREKVTKPTAQIGFIKFVLIPMFETVMKLFPQIEEVMVQPLRESRDRYEELKQIDDAMNEVQKKKSENLTMGGKKK